The Sandaracinus amylolyticus genomic interval TGATGCGGTCGTAGAGGAACACCAGCGAGCCGACGACGGTCAGCGCCGCGATGATCTCCTTCACGAACGAGTAGAGCTGCCCGACGATGAAGTCGTCCGCGAGCAGCCCGAAGAAGTCGAAGTCCCGGTCGTACGCGCGCCCCCAGAGGAGCAGCGTGTTGAGCAGCAGGACGTTGAACCCCGCGAAGATGAAGATGTGCGCGATGCCCTCGAGCCGATAGCGCTCGTTCTTGGGCATCTTCTCCTGCCCGAGCGCGATCACGAGCACCTGCCGGATGCGCTGGGCCAGGGAATCGCCGTCGAGCGCGATGCGTCGATCGGGCGCCGCGACCATCAGCAGTCGATAACGTCGGACGGCGGACCAGGCGAACGCGCCCAGCGTCACGACGAAGATCACCGTCATCGCGATGGGATTCATGGCGGAGGCCTTTTAGACTCTCTGAGGTCGCCTGTCCACGGCGACAACGAGCCCGGCTCCCGGACTTCCCACGAGTCGGTCTACCGACTCTCGGCGCCGCGTTCCGACGCGCGCCGGCCGTCGTCTCGGGCCGGCGCGCGCGCGACGCAAAGGGGGCGTAGGGGCCCCCGCGCAGCGCGAAACGGCCGGGGGTCGAGAGGGGGCCGGAGCCCCCCCGCGGGAAACTACTTCGGGAGCTTCGCGTCGAAGAACGCGCGGAGCTTGATCAGGTTCTTCTCCTCGCGCGAGAACGAGGGCGCCTCGTACGTCTTCGCGAACCCGCGCACGTCCCCGAGGAAGTCCTCGCGCACCGCCGCGTCGCCGAGGATGTCGGCCACCGAGCGACCACGCGCCGCGCCCTTGCGCAGCCCCTTCACGTAGCTCTCGAGGCGCGCGTAGTCGCGGCCCAGGAACTCGCGCACCACCTCGCAGTCGTTCGCCAGCGCCGCGAGCGCGCGGCTCGCGTTCGGATCGTTGCCCTCGTCGGCCGCCGCCGCGAGGTCCGCCGCGACGCGCAGCACGAACGCGTCGTCGAGGTACCCGATGTCGTCGATCCCGTCGGGGATCAGATCGAGCGACTTGAACAGGTAGTTGAGGCCGCCCGCGATCGACTCCCGCGCACCGGACGAGAGCGCCTCGCCGGCGAGGAGCTCGGCCAGCT includes:
- a CDS encoding YkvA family protein, coding for MAEIDSKYLDTFPAWLRSLGEDAEKLAELLAGEALSSGARESIAGGLNYLFKSLDLIPDGIDDIGYLDDAFVLRVAADLAAAADEGNDPNASRALAALANDCEVVREFLGRDYARLESYVKGLRKGAARGRSVADILGDAAVREDFLGDVRGFAKTYEAPSFSREEKNLIKLRAFFDAKLPK